In Pseudomonas fluorescens NCIMB 11764, a single window of DNA contains:
- a CDS encoding sigma-54-dependent Fis family transcriptional regulator, translating into MKPALINAHAQQVLQAVQGTHATHGPIADLAITRSWRRCLDQYQLDPASRRAPNVVEHPRLQDHRAPLEHIIAVAHWQMSNLHQQLGRDGHVVLLTDARGVAIDSVFNESERAEFQRSGLWLGSIWSEDCEGTNGVGTCLVERQHVTIRRDQHFRGKHAGLTCSASPIFDANGELLAVLNLSSVREEQGLQQHFKAMALTNLTAHMIESCYFLGHDPQRYLLRFHPESGYVGLLGEGLLSFDESACICSVNHAALELLGLSREQVVGQSLTMLLETPLDQVMSQASSQPSVCWPMRLLDGRLLYGQLREPLRKVPLVTPAIPKINDVHVCLEDPRLQRGFARALRVLERDVPVFLQGETGTGKEAFAAALHRASSRASQPFVAINCAAIPEALIESELFGYRGGSFTGARKDGMIGKLEQAHGGILFLDEIADMPLALQTRLLRVLEERQVVPLGGATARPLDVRLISASHQDLHVCVAEGRLREDLFYRIAGFAVHLPPLRERSDKGLLLDLLLRDEGAGGRIRLEPGVRERLLTQPWPGNVRQLRTCLRTLVALALEGRVTLDDLEELLPVVPATIALAENPLGVSERQTLLTLIEAEHWHIAHVAARLGISRNTLYRKLRHHGISRPG; encoded by the coding sequence ATGAAGCCGGCCTTGATCAACGCCCATGCACAACAAGTGCTGCAAGCCGTGCAGGGCACTCACGCCACCCATGGCCCTATTGCTGACTTGGCCATCACACGATCCTGGCGCCGGTGCCTGGATCAATATCAGCTCGATCCTGCCAGTCGCCGCGCACCTAACGTGGTTGAGCATCCACGCTTGCAGGATCACCGCGCGCCACTGGAACACATCATCGCTGTGGCGCACTGGCAGATGAGCAACTTGCACCAACAGCTCGGACGTGATGGCCACGTGGTGCTACTCACCGATGCTCGCGGTGTGGCGATCGACAGTGTGTTTAACGAATCCGAACGAGCCGAATTTCAGCGTTCCGGATTATGGCTCGGTTCGATATGGAGCGAGGATTGCGAGGGTACCAACGGTGTCGGCACCTGCTTGGTCGAGCGACAGCATGTCACTATCCGTCGTGATCAACATTTCCGTGGCAAGCATGCCGGCTTAACCTGTTCGGCCAGCCCGATATTTGATGCGAACGGAGAGCTGCTCGCCGTTCTTAACCTCTCTTCTGTGCGAGAGGAACAAGGTCTTCAGCAGCACTTCAAAGCAATGGCATTGACCAACCTGACGGCCCATATGATCGAGAGCTGTTATTTCCTGGGGCATGATCCGCAGCGATACTTGCTGCGCTTCCACCCGGAGTCCGGCTACGTCGGGCTGTTGGGGGAGGGGTTGCTCAGTTTTGACGAAAGCGCTTGTATCTGTTCAGTCAATCATGCGGCGCTCGAGCTGCTGGGCCTCAGCCGTGAGCAGGTGGTTGGGCAATCTCTGACGATGCTGCTGGAGACACCTCTCGATCAGGTGATGAGTCAGGCCAGCTCGCAGCCAAGTGTCTGCTGGCCAATGCGGCTGCTGGACGGACGCCTGCTCTACGGACAGTTGCGAGAACCCTTACGCAAGGTGCCTTTAGTCACTCCTGCAATCCCCAAAATTAACGACGTGCATGTGTGCCTGGAAGACCCGCGCCTGCAACGCGGCTTTGCTCGCGCATTGCGTGTTTTGGAGCGTGACGTTCCGGTGTTTTTACAGGGCGAAACCGGTACCGGCAAAGAGGCTTTTGCTGCGGCGCTGCATCGCGCCAGCTCCAGAGCGAGCCAGCCGTTTGTGGCGATAAATTGCGCGGCCATTCCAGAAGCGCTGATCGAGAGCGAGCTGTTCGGCTATCGCGGTGGCAGCTTCACCGGCGCACGCAAGGACGGAATGATCGGTAAGCTGGAACAGGCCCATGGCGGCATACTATTTCTTGATGAGATCGCCGATATGCCACTGGCTTTACAGACTCGCCTGCTGCGCGTGTTGGAAGAGCGTCAGGTGGTGCCCTTAGGCGGCGCGACGGCACGTCCGCTCGATGTTCGCCTCATCAGTGCCAGCCACCAGGATCTACACGTCTGCGTGGCCGAAGGGCGCTTGCGCGAGGATCTGTTCTACCGCATTGCGGGGTTCGCCGTGCACCTTCCACCGCTGCGCGAACGATCAGACAAGGGGCTTTTACTCGACCTATTGCTGCGCGATGAGGGGGCAGGGGGCAGAATTCGGCTAGAGCCTGGCGTCAGAGAGCGTCTGCTGACGCAGCCTTGGCCGGGCAACGTCCGGCAGCTGCGTACGTGCCTGCGCACACTGGTAGCGTTGGCGTTGGAAGGGCGTGTGACCCTGGATGATTTGGAGGAGTTGCTGCCGGTAGTGCCAGCGACAATTGCGCTGGCAGAAAATCCGCTGGGCGTATCCGAGCGGCAGACACTGCTCACATTGATTGAGGCGGAACACTGGCATATCGCCCACGTTGCTGCTCGCTTGGGGATCAGCCGCAATACGCTCTATCGCAAATTGCGCCACCACGGTATTTCACGACCCGGTTGA
- a CDS encoding NAD(P)/FAD-dependent oxidoreductase, producing the protein MNIAVETPLHTPTAQLAAWVENLGERLAQRDVDGVLELFAEECHWRDLLLFSWNLVTLEGKPAIRDMLEARLDQTRPERWKLEGEATLNDGVLEGWISLETEAARGKGYVRLKDGVCWTLLTAMRELKGFEEPSGRRRPMGASHGHTHTDKRNWLERRQDEEASLGITTQPYCLIVGGGQGGLGLAARLKRMGVPTLIVDKAERPGDQWRGRYKSLCLHDPVWYDHMPYLPFPDHWPVFTPKDQIGDWLEMYTKVMELNYWPRTECVSANFDEQSGTWKVEVQRDGEHVTLQPTQLILATGMSGVPNVPTYPGAEAFNGQQHHSSRHPGGNAWSGKRAVVIGANNSAHDICADLVENGAEVTMVQRSSTHIVRSDSLMDLVFGGLYSEDALESGLTTDKADMLFASIPYKVMPSFHQPIFEAIKERDKDFYERLAKAGFMLDFGDDESGLFMKYVRRGSGYYIDVGASELIANGTIKLKSAPGLGVERIEADAVVLNDGSRLPADLIVYATGYGSMNGWAAKLISQEVADKVGRCWGLGSGTTNDPGPYEGELRNMWKPTQQENLWFHGGNLHQSRHYSLYLALQLKARFQGINTSVYGLAESHHTG; encoded by the coding sequence ATGAACATCGCTGTTGAAACACCTCTGCACACGCCAACTGCTCAACTCGCGGCTTGGGTCGAAAACCTCGGCGAGCGTCTCGCCCAACGTGATGTGGACGGCGTACTGGAACTGTTTGCCGAAGAGTGTCACTGGCGTGACCTGCTACTTTTCAGCTGGAACCTGGTGACCCTCGAAGGCAAGCCTGCCATCCGAGACATGCTCGAAGCACGCCTCGACCAGACTCGTCCTGAGCGATGGAAACTGGAAGGTGAAGCGACGCTGAATGACGGTGTGCTCGAAGGTTGGATCAGCCTGGAAACCGAAGCGGCGCGAGGTAAAGGCTACGTTCGCCTAAAAGACGGTGTGTGCTGGACGCTGTTGACAGCCATGCGCGAGCTCAAAGGCTTTGAAGAACCCAGTGGCCGCCGTCGTCCAATGGGTGCAAGTCATGGTCACACCCACACCGACAAACGCAACTGGTTAGAGCGTCGCCAAGATGAAGAAGCTTCGCTAGGCATCACCACCCAACCTTACTGCCTGATCGTTGGTGGCGGCCAAGGTGGGCTGGGGCTCGCTGCGCGGCTCAAGCGAATGGGCGTGCCAACTCTGATCGTCGACAAAGCCGAGCGTCCTGGAGATCAGTGGCGCGGTCGCTACAAGTCGCTGTGCCTGCACGACCCTGTCTGGTACGACCATATGCCTTACCTGCCCTTCCCCGATCACTGGCCAGTCTTCACCCCAAAAGACCAGATTGGCGACTGGCTGGAAATGTACACCAAAGTCATGGAGCTCAATTATTGGCCGCGTACCGAATGCGTAAGTGCCAACTTTGACGAGCAAAGTGGCACTTGGAAGGTTGAAGTGCAGCGCGATGGCGAGCATGTGACTTTACAGCCTACCCAGTTGATCCTCGCCACCGGCATGTCTGGCGTACCCAATGTTCCCACTTATCCGGGTGCCGAGGCTTTCAATGGCCAGCAGCATCATTCCAGCCGCCATCCCGGCGGAAACGCCTGGAGCGGCAAGCGCGCGGTAGTAATCGGTGCGAACAATTCGGCTCACGATATCTGCGCCGACCTTGTGGAGAACGGTGCCGAGGTGACCATGGTGCAACGCTCCAGTACTCACATCGTGCGCTCTGACAGCTTAATGGATCTCGTCTTCGGGGGGCTCTACTCCGAAGATGCCTTGGAGTCGGGTTTGACCACCGACAAGGCCGACATGCTGTTCGCCTCGATCCCCTACAAGGTAATGCCAAGCTTTCATCAACCAATCTTCGAAGCGATCAAGGAGCGTGACAAGGACTTTTACGAGCGCTTGGCCAAGGCCGGGTTCATGCTGGATTTCGGTGACGACGAGTCTGGCCTTTTCATGAAGTACGTACGCCGTGGTTCTGGTTACTACATCGACGTCGGCGCCTCCGAACTGATCGCCAACGGCACGATCAAGCTCAAGAGTGCTCCTGGCCTGGGTGTTGAACGCATCGAAGCGGATGCCGTCGTGCTCAACGATGGCAGCCGGCTACCAGCAGACCTGATCGTCTACGCCACAGGCTATGGCTCAATGAATGGTTGGGCCGCGAAGCTGATTTCCCAAGAAGTCGCTGACAAGGTCGGTCGCTGCTGGGGCCTGGGTTCCGGAACCACGAATGACCCTGGCCCATACGAGGGCGAACTGCGGAACATGTGGAAGCCAACACAGCAAGAAAACCTCTGGTTTCACGGTGGCAACCTGCATCAGTCACGGCATTATTCGCTGTATCTGGCGCTGCAGTTAAAAGCGCGCTTCCAAGGCATCAACACGTCCGTCTACGGCCTTGCCGAGAGTCACCACACTGGCTGA
- a CDS encoding ABC1 kinase family protein has product MKPRVPGSLPVPGSRLSRLMRLGSLASGVAGGMLAEGARQWVQGKRPALSELLLTSGNVHRVVEQLSQLRGAAMKIGQLLSMDAGDLLPREFSEILSRLRCDAHPMPMSQLVAVLNESWGKGWEGRFERFSFTPLAAASIGQVHVAKGKDGQRLAIKVQYPGVRESISSDVDNVASLLRMSGMLPKGMDVGPLLQEAKRQLQDEADYMKETDHLQRFDQLLADSPDFLVPRAYVQFSTPNILVMSFVDGVAVESLEHAPQAERDRIIMLLFGLFLREVFEFQCVQTDPNFANYRYQQGSGRMVLLDFGATRLYDRNTTEAYRRLLIGGLHEDRAAITNAALDVGYFQPETLPKHRAVLTELITQACEPLRHQGAYDFATSDLAVRLRDTGWELGADRDFWHTPPVDVLFLHRKVVGLYLLAAKLKARVNVRRLFEPYVI; this is encoded by the coding sequence ATGAAGCCTCGTGTGCCCGGCTCGTTGCCCGTGCCTGGCAGCCGCTTATCGCGGTTGATGCGTTTAGGCAGTTTGGCCTCGGGCGTCGCGGGCGGCATGCTAGCCGAAGGCGCTCGGCAGTGGGTTCAGGGCAAACGTCCGGCGCTCAGCGAACTGCTGTTGACGTCGGGCAATGTGCATCGGGTGGTCGAGCAACTGTCGCAACTGCGTGGCGCCGCCATGAAGATTGGGCAGTTGTTATCGATGGATGCAGGTGATCTGTTGCCGCGCGAGTTCAGCGAAATCCTTTCTCGTCTGCGTTGCGACGCTCATCCTATGCCCATGAGCCAGTTGGTGGCAGTCCTTAACGAAAGCTGGGGCAAGGGCTGGGAAGGGCGCTTCGAACGGTTTTCCTTCACGCCATTGGCGGCAGCGTCCATCGGCCAGGTTCATGTTGCGAAAGGAAAGGACGGCCAACGCCTGGCGATCAAGGTGCAATACCCTGGCGTGCGCGAGAGTATTTCCAGCGATGTGGATAACGTTGCTTCCTTGCTGCGCATGTCCGGGATGCTGCCTAAGGGCATGGACGTCGGCCCATTGCTCCAAGAGGCCAAGCGTCAGCTACAGGATGAAGCGGACTACATGAAAGAAACCGATCACTTACAGCGCTTTGATCAACTGTTGGCGGACAGTCCTGACTTTCTGGTTCCTCGTGCGTATGTCCAGTTCAGCACGCCGAATATTTTGGTGATGTCCTTCGTTGACGGGGTAGCGGTGGAGTCACTAGAGCACGCGCCCCAAGCAGAGCGCGACCGGATCATCATGTTGCTATTCGGCCTGTTTCTGCGCGAGGTGTTCGAGTTCCAGTGCGTGCAGACCGACCCTAACTTTGCCAATTACCGTTATCAGCAAGGCTCAGGACGGATGGTGTTGTTGGACTTCGGCGCCACGCGACTTTATGACCGCAACACTACCGAGGCTTATCGCCGCTTGTTGATTGGAGGCCTGCATGAAGACCGTGCCGCCATCACCAATGCCGCGCTGGACGTCGGCTACTTTCAGCCTGAAACGCTGCCCAAACACCGAGCGGTACTCACTGAGCTCATTACACAGGCCTGCGAACCACTGAGGCATCAAGGTGCCTATGACTTTGCGACGTCTGACCTGGCCGTACGCCTACGTGATACCGGTTGGGAACTAGGTGCCGACCGCGACTTCTGGCACACGCCACCTGTGGATGTGCTGTTTCTGCATCGCAAGGTGGTAGGTTTGTACCTGTTGGCCGCGAAGCTGAAGGCGCGGGTGAATGTCCGGAGGCTGTTCGAGCCTTACGTGATTTGA
- a CDS encoding DUF3429 domain-containing protein: MNALPSTSLPKHVSLLGYGGLLPFIFLALLIPFSLDYRPLFAMALVNYGAVILSFVGALHWGFAMTVKDMSAEQGSDRFIWSVIPALIAWIATLLPMPLGCLLLVIGFVVHLRQDRQLLRVTSLPAWYLPMRLRLTLVASVCLLLAAIVEALHS, translated from the coding sequence ATGAACGCGTTGCCTTCAACCTCTCTGCCAAAGCACGTCAGCCTGCTGGGTTATGGCGGTCTGTTGCCGTTTATTTTTCTGGCGCTGCTGATCCCGTTCTCTCTCGACTATCGGCCGTTGTTTGCGATGGCGCTTGTTAACTATGGCGCAGTCATCCTGAGCTTCGTCGGCGCCTTACACTGGGGCTTCGCCATGACAGTGAAAGACATGAGCGCCGAGCAGGGCAGCGACCGGTTCATCTGGAGTGTCATTCCTGCGCTTATTGCTTGGATTGCCACGTTACTGCCAATGCCATTGGGTTGCTTGCTGCTGGTCATCGGCTTTGTTGTCCACCTTCGGCAGGACAGGCAGCTGTTGCGGGTTACGAGCTTGCCCGCCTGGTACCTGCCGATGCGATTACGGCTTACCCTCGTGGCGAGCGTCTGCTTGCTGCTTGCCGCGATCGTTGAGGCGCTTCATTCATGA
- a CDS encoding thiol-disulfide oxidoreductase DCC family protein gives MYNKKDWPLTLYFDGQCPLCAREIKILNRHAAESRLLFIDISSGAFDAKVLGFTFEQMQSSLHARFADGRWVTGLDATLWSWRAAGLGFWAAPLTWRATRPLLALGYRLFCRLRPHLAWLPHPDGRRRCVDDRCGGPESKPAPDEQPTLKTKQT, from the coding sequence ATGTACAATAAAAAGGATTGGCCACTGACGCTGTACTTTGACGGTCAATGTCCGCTGTGTGCGCGCGAAATCAAGATCCTGAATCGACACGCCGCAGAGAGTCGACTGCTATTTATTGACATCAGCAGCGGAGCGTTCGACGCCAAGGTACTCGGGTTCACGTTCGAGCAAATGCAGTCCTCGCTGCACGCCCGTTTCGCCGATGGCCGCTGGGTAACCGGTCTGGACGCCACCTTGTGGAGCTGGCGAGCCGCGGGCTTGGGGTTTTGGGCTGCGCCATTGACATGGCGTGCCACCCGACCGCTGCTTGCTTTAGGTTATCGCCTCTTCTGCCGCTTACGCCCCCATTTGGCGTGGCTTCCTCACCCTGATGGCCGCCGTCGCTGTGTCGATGACCGTTGCGGTGGGCCGGAGTCAAAACCCGCACCAGACGAGCAGCCCACTTTGAAAACAAAACAGACCTAG
- the folE gene encoding GTP cyclohydrolase I FolE, translated as MNPSIAKHYREILIAVGENPEREGLLDTPKRAAKAMQYLCNGYTMSLEDVTNGALFESQNDEMVIVRDIELYSLCEHHLLPFIGKAHVAYIPTGRVLGLSKVARVVDMFARRLQIQENLTKQIADAIHHITDAAGVGVVIEAKHMCMMMRGVEKQNSVMTTSVMLGAFRESSATRLEFLQLIGRRS; from the coding sequence ATGAACCCATCAATAGCCAAGCATTACCGTGAAATTCTCATCGCTGTAGGCGAGAACCCTGAGCGTGAAGGACTGCTGGACACGCCCAAGCGCGCAGCCAAAGCGATGCAATACCTTTGCAACGGCTACACGATGAGTCTGGAAGACGTGACCAACGGTGCCCTGTTCGAATCGCAAAACGATGAAATGGTCATCGTGCGCGATATCGAACTGTATTCATTGTGTGAGCATCACCTGCTGCCCTTCATCGGCAAGGCTCATGTCGCGTACATCCCCACAGGAAGGGTACTGGGTCTATCAAAGGTCGCCCGAGTCGTCGATATGTTCGCCCGCCGCTTACAGATCCAGGAAAACCTCACAAAACAAATTGCTGATGCCATCCATCACATCACCGATGCGGCCGGCGTGGGCGTGGTCATTGAGGCAAAGCACATGTGCATGATGATGCGGGGCGTGGAAAAGCAAAACTCTGTGATGACGACCTCAGTGATGCTGGGGGCCTTTCGCGAGTCATCCGCTACGCGTCTCGAGTTCCTGCAACTGATTGGGCGACGCAGCTAA
- a CDS encoding SDR family oxidoreductase, which translates to MNSSFEMNSLGYGYRALVIGASGALGAAFCELLNEDPRCSVVRELGRNSAPGLDLEKPDSIASAAAELAEEAPYQLILHAAGLLHREDIKPEKSYTSIEADALQAIFQVNALGPALVLRHFLPLLDPRGAMAVLSAKVGSIGDNRLGGWYAYRASKAALNMLIKTAAIELARTRPQTRLLSLHPGTVISGLSQPFKGASAARPASLVARELLSLIDRLAPADSGNFFAYNGERLPW; encoded by the coding sequence ATGAACAGTTCCTTTGAGATGAACTCACTCGGCTACGGCTACCGTGCCTTGGTGATAGGAGCCAGTGGAGCGCTCGGCGCGGCGTTTTGTGAGTTGCTCAACGAAGATCCAAGATGCTCGGTTGTTCGTGAGCTGGGGCGCAATAGTGCTCCAGGATTGGATCTGGAAAAGCCAGACAGTATCGCCAGCGCAGCCGCCGAATTAGCCGAAGAAGCCCCGTATCAGTTGATTTTGCATGCTGCCGGTCTGCTACATCGCGAAGACATCAAGCCTGAAAAAAGTTACACCTCTATTGAAGCTGATGCGCTTCAGGCGATATTCCAAGTCAACGCGCTCGGGCCTGCGCTGGTTTTGCGTCACTTTCTACCCTTGCTAGACCCTCGCGGCGCAATGGCGGTGCTCTCCGCCAAGGTCGGCAGTATTGGCGATAACCGTCTGGGCGGCTGGTATGCCTATCGCGCCTCCAAGGCAGCGTTGAACATGTTGATTAAAACGGCTGCGATTGAACTGGCACGAACACGCCCTCAGACCCGTTTGCTGAGTCTTCATCCAGGCACGGTCATTTCGGGCCTGTCCCAGCCCTTTAAAGGCGCTTCTGCCGCCAGGCCTGCAAGCCTCGTTGCCCGCGAATTGTTATCACTGATTGACCGCTTGGCGCCTGCCGACAGCGGCAATTTCTTTGCTTATAACGGAGAACGCCTACCGTGGTAG
- a CDS encoding DUF6482 family protein, which produces MNLQALTERAANGEVRELELLSLEGGFYLARVGLDHGQFTLLDDEAKPMRLRSINHLRELLQFVPPFPCVLVQQCVHDEMCGSREGRIEPLRIPFSLTAPW; this is translated from the coding sequence TTGAATCTGCAAGCGTTGACCGAACGGGCCGCGAATGGCGAAGTACGAGAGTTGGAGCTGCTGTCTCTGGAAGGCGGTTTTTATCTGGCGCGAGTCGGGCTGGATCACGGCCAGTTCACACTGCTGGACGACGAAGCAAAGCCTATGCGCCTTCGCTCCATCAATCACCTGCGTGAGTTGTTGCAGTTTGTGCCGCCTTTCCCCTGCGTGCTTGTGCAGCAGTGCGTCCATGACGAGATGTGCGGCTCACGTGAAGGGCGCATTGAGCCGTTACGCATTCCATTCTCGCTGACTGCGCCTTGGTGA
- a CDS encoding cryptochrome/photolyase family protein: MNKTHRLCLVLGDQLSFDLASLKGLDSERDTVLLVEVMEEASHVPHHPQKIALIFSAMRHFAEALQQRGIRVQYVTLDDPQNSGSVPEELRRWQSLLQPDELHLTECGDWRLEQSLKDCGLAIQWHTDTRFLCTRLEFASWAEGKKQLRMEFFYREMRRKSGLLLNGDGSPVGGAWNFDADNRKALPKGVRAPSPVRFSADAITQEVLELVAKNFSSHYGALDTFDYPVTHADAQALWDYFLDWSLAAFGDYQDAMASDEPFLFHARISAALNIGLLDLRQLCSDVEAAYWAHSIPLNAAEGFIRQLIGWREYVRGVYWLKMPDYAGGNLFGNSRPLPEFYWTGDTKMNCMGQAIGQSLKHAYAHHIQRLMVTGNFALLAGIAPSQICDWYLAIYMDAFDWVELPNTLGMVMHADGGYLGSKPYCASGQYIKRMSDYCRNCAYKVSESTTDDACPFNSLYWHFLIRHGDLLRSNQRMGMVYKNLDRMTESKQQALWDRGQKLLAKLDAGESF, encoded by the coding sequence ATGAACAAGACTCACCGACTATGCCTGGTCTTGGGCGACCAGTTGTCTTTTGACCTGGCCTCATTGAAGGGGCTGGACAGCGAGCGCGATACGGTTTTGCTGGTCGAAGTGATGGAGGAAGCCAGCCATGTGCCCCATCACCCGCAAAAAATCGCACTGATCTTCAGTGCGATGCGCCATTTTGCTGAGGCGTTGCAACAGCGTGGCATCCGCGTGCAATACGTCACGCTCGATGATCCGCAAAATAGCGGATCGGTACCGGAAGAGTTACGGCGCTGGCAATCACTGCTGCAACCGGATGAGCTGCACCTGACAGAATGCGGTGACTGGCGCCTGGAGCAGTCGCTGAAAGATTGTGGCTTGGCGATCCAGTGGCATACCGATACCCGTTTTCTCTGCACCCGACTCGAGTTTGCGTCCTGGGCCGAAGGCAAAAAGCAGCTGCGCATGGAGTTCTTCTACCGTGAGATGCGACGCAAGAGTGGTCTGTTGCTCAACGGCGACGGCAGCCCGGTCGGCGGCGCCTGGAACTTTGATGCCGATAACCGCAAGGCACTGCCCAAAGGCGTGAGAGCTCCCTCGCCAGTGCGATTTTCAGCCGATGCAATCACCCAGGAAGTGCTTGAGCTGGTCGCAAAAAACTTCTCCAGCCACTATGGCGCACTCGACACTTTTGATTACCCGGTAACCCACGCCGATGCCCAAGCGTTGTGGGATTACTTCCTCGATTGGAGCCTCGCTGCTTTCGGCGACTACCAAGATGCGATGGCCAGTGATGAACCTTTTCTGTTCCATGCGCGGATCAGCGCCGCACTGAATATTGGCCTGTTGGATCTACGTCAATTGTGCAGCGACGTCGAGGCTGCTTACTGGGCGCACAGCATTCCATTAAACGCAGCCGAAGGCTTTATCCGTCAACTCATTGGCTGGCGTGAATATGTACGCGGCGTGTACTGGCTGAAAATGCCCGACTACGCCGGCGGCAATCTGTTTGGCAACAGCAGGCCGCTTCCAGAGTTCTATTGGACTGGCGACACCAAGATGAACTGCATGGGCCAGGCGATCGGCCAAAGTTTGAAACATGCCTATGCCCACCACATCCAGCGGCTGATGGTGACCGGCAACTTTGCACTGCTGGCCGGCATCGCTCCGTCCCAGATTTGCGACTGGTACCTGGCGATCTACATGGACGCATTCGACTGGGTCGAGCTACCCAATACATTGGGCATGGTCATGCATGCCGATGGTGGTTACCTGGGCTCTAAGCCTTACTGCGCCAGTGGCCAATATATAAAGCGCATGTCTGACTACTGCCGTAATTGTGCGTACAAAGTCAGTGAAAGCACGACGGACGACGCCTGCCCTTTCAATTCGCTTTACTGGCATTTTCTAATACGTCATGGCGACCTTCTGCGCAGCAATCAGCGCATGGGCATGGTCTATAAAAACCTCGATCGTATGACTGAATCCAAGCAGCAAGCACTCTGGGATCGTGGCCAGAAACTGCTCGCCAAACTAGATGCCGGGGAGTCGTTTTGA
- a CDS encoding DUF2256 domain-containing protein encodes MKKSELPIKTCAVCGLPFAWRKKWARCWAEVRYCSERCQRRRSIEW; translated from the coding sequence TTGAAGAAGAGTGAACTACCGATCAAAACCTGTGCGGTCTGCGGATTGCCTTTCGCCTGGCGCAAGAAATGGGCGCGCTGCTGGGCTGAGGTGCGCTACTGCTCGGAGCGTTGCCAACGGCGCAGGAGCATTGAATGGTGA
- a CDS encoding TetR/AcrR family transcriptional regulator, with protein sequence MDNTRERLIDSALKLFLSQGIHITGVMAIAAMAGVTKMTLYSHFPSKDALIVACLEERDRRWREEVARTLAGHPDPVSGMLAFFDLYQRFLLQDSERGCLFVNSAAEFPQFSHPVHLAVSRHKQGIRDNLNALAVSAGISDPDVVAEGLFILLEGSFVSGTMGQDVRVFDTARHVAHCWIRKQAQQEHHV encoded by the coding sequence TTGGACAATACCCGTGAACGCTTGATTGACTCAGCGTTGAAGCTGTTTCTGTCGCAAGGTATACACATTACTGGTGTGATGGCCATCGCCGCGATGGCGGGTGTTACCAAGATGACGCTCTACAGCCATTTCCCCTCCAAGGATGCGCTGATAGTGGCTTGCCTTGAGGAGCGTGACCGACGCTGGCGTGAAGAGGTAGCGCGCACCTTGGCAGGGCATCCTGACCCGGTCAGTGGCATGCTCGCTTTTTTCGATTTGTATCAACGTTTTCTTTTACAAGACAGCGAACGCGGGTGCCTGTTCGTCAACAGTGCGGCTGAATTCCCCCAGTTTAGCCACCCTGTACATTTAGCAGTCAGCAGGCATAAGCAAGGGATACGCGACAATCTTAATGCCTTGGCCGTGAGCGCCGGTATAAGTGACCCTGACGTAGTTGCTGAGGGGCTGTTTATCTTACTGGAGGGCAGTTTTGTCAGCGGCACCATGGGCCAGGACGTGCGGGTATTCGACACTGCCCGACACGTAGCTCATTGCTGGATCCGGAAGCAGGCCCAACAGGAGCATCACGTATGA